The genomic segment ATTTTGCATCGCCATAAAATATTCGGTCGGCCCTTGGCAAACATCCCGTGTACCCCATGCAGCGCCGCCATATTGCTCCAGCCCGTGAGGTACCGAATAATGGACGAGCATATTGTGCGTGTACCACCATGCCAGCGTATTGAACTTGTCCACTTCAGCGGTATTGCCGCCTTTTTGCGTCAGCTCAAACCCATTCATCACCCGCTTGTAAAAAGCACGGTAAGCCTGTGCCTGCACTTCTGCATCCTCTACGCTAACGTTTGCCGCTGGAAGCTCTTCGCCTTGCAGCAAGCCCTGCACCGTAGCCGTCCATTCGCTGCTTGCGCCTAGCTCCAGAACGACTAGCGATGCGCCGCCAGACTTCATTCCCGTTACGAGCTTTTGCTCATCCGCAACGTTCATCTCCGCTCCATCCACACGCAGACGGTAGCGAAGCTTCGGATAGACACTTGCGCTCAGCGCCGCCGAATCGGCCGTAAATTCAAGCCACTCCTGATTTTTGTTCATTTGATATGGCAAAATATATTCATTATCATTCATCAACACTTGATTCGTGACCAGATAACGGTACTTTCTTCCGCTTGTCGAGCGAACATGCATCCGGACTTCCGGCGTGTCTACGGTTGTATAGTTCGTAATGATGATGAGATCATCGGTTGTTTTGTAATACCATTTTGCAAAGTTAAAGCCCATTTCAAACATCGACGGCATCGTAAGCAGACGATATACGCCATCCAGCTCTACATAAATGCGCTGTCCCGACGTTTTCGGCACATTCAGCGCGTTGCGGGCATTCGTCACCCATTTGTGGAAGGTCGTGTTGCCTACAACCAGCTGCGAGTTGAACAGGCCGTACATATACGAGGTCGTCGTCAGCACATTCGTGTGCAAGCGGTCATTGCCGCCTGTCATTAAAATATGGCCGTGCGGACGCTCAACGAGCAGTTCTTTTTCCTTTAATACAACATGCTCATGGGTCGCAGTGAAAAAAGAAAGCAGAGACTCTCCCGCATACTCCTCCTGCGAGCGTTCAGGGAACAAACCGTTAATCTCTTCCGCCGTCATCGATACGGTTTGTAAAGGGGAACCAATAGCCTCCGCTTGGCGTACCGGATTCGCATCTTGCGATGGTAAAGCAGGCGCAGCACACACTTGCTCCCACGCTTGCTGCACTTCCGCCGAAAAGGCTAGCGACGTTACAGCCTCAGGATGATTGGCTTTAAACAAGCCGTAAAAAACAACATTCTGCTCGCCGTCCGCCTTAACAAGCGGTGTTTGCAAAGCTGTATAAGCAAATTCATATTGGTAAACTTCATTAGCCAATGATGGCTTGGTCAATGCTTCAGCAATATCCGTTTCCTTATAGCTCAAGCCATAGAACTGGAAGCCGTCTGTCGAATAGCCAGCCGCCCCTGTCCATGCCCCTTGCTGCAAATAAGGGAAGCTGCCGCTTTGCGGCATATTTTGGCGGGAACAGACGACATAACCGCGCTGCCCGTCCTCAAATACGGAGTGGTCAATGTATTGCGATTGATAAGCTTCATTGCTGCGAACAGCAGCTTGGTCAGCCAGCCCGATATCTTGACCGTAGATCACATCCACCGTCTCGCCATTGCCAACTACATTTATATCCCAGAACCATACGCCTGCTTCCGACAGCAGGAAACGAACTTGGTAACGAACGCCCTCCGCTTCTCCTGCCCATACGACTTGATTCGCACTATAGGAGACACGGCTATTCGAACGCACACCCAGCAGAGGAAAGGCCGAAATGCCCGATTCACGATGCAAACGCAAATATATATTATTTAGTGAACCGTCTACCGCATTGGATAGAAGCTGATTAATCATCGTGTTGTTGTGGGTAATTTGATAAAGATCGCCGCTGCTGAGAAAGGTGAATGCTAATGGTCCGGCCTCTACTCGAAAGCTGCTTGTGCTTGCTGCTGTCATGTTCATCACTCACTTTCCTGACTTTTTTAAAATATAAGAATTTATAAGTTTCACCCTTATAATCAGCTTATATTTCACCGCGAAACGGTAGCATTGCCGCCAGAAGACGGCTTCAGCCGTTTACGCTTGCTTATTCGTATACATAGGCTTTCATCAATAAACGCATAATAAACAGCTGATACCAGCGAAGTTGATGCAGATTGACGGCATTTGCCGAAATCAATCGAAACGTTTCTATTTTACAACTAAAAGGATTATAGAACGTTTTCAACTTCCCGTCAATTGCTCCCATTACCCGAATTTCATATAAGTGAAACGTTTCTATTATCATTTTAACGCTCCAGAAGCAAATTTCAATAGCCAAAAAAAATGTGTTGAATACGATTACATTCTGTTTTATAATGACATCGAAACGTTTCTATGGTCACTGGCATCTTCTGATGCAATCGCGTATAATCTAAAATCGAAACGTTTCTATGTTTCATAAGGCTTATATATTAAGGGGATCTTTTCAGGAATATGGGAGAGGAGGCATGTCGCTAAAGGCATATGTTCAGAAGGAAGCCAGCTGCTTTAATGCCAGCGCCATTGCATAAACCGGCAACAATAGAGTCATCATTTACTTAAGCCACTGCATCTTAAAATTACAGCTTCTTAAAGAGAGGAAGATTTGGAATGTTTAATAAATCCGTTAAAACTGCACTAATCAGCACCATGCTGCTTTCAGGTATTTTGACAGCGTGCTCATCCAATAATACAAATACAACTGGCGAAGCCGCTACTGGCGATCAGCCTGTCACCATTAAAGTTTGGGGCATGGGCGACCAAGAGCAGACGCTCAAAACGATTTCCGAGCAATTCGAAACAGACAATCCGAACATTAAAGTAGATGTGCAAGTTATTCCTTGGGGCTCGGCGCATGACAAGCTGCTGACAGCTGTTGCTTCCAAATCCGGTCCTGACGTGCTGCAAATGGGTACTTCCTGGATGCCGGAATTCGCAAATGCGGGCGCTTTGCTTGATTTGACGCCTTACATTGACCAATATCCTGAATTTAAACCGGAGAACTTTTTCGACGGTATCGTAAATACAACGCAATTTGATGGCAAAACGTTCGGTATTCCTTGGTATGCTGAAACTCGCGTCCTGTTCTACCGCACTGACCTGCTGAAAGAAGTAGGCTATGACAAAGCGCCTGCTACTTGGGATGAGCTGAAGGATGCAGCAACGAAGCTGACTGCACGCGGCGAAGGCAAATACGGCATTGACCTCGTTCCAGGCGAGCCGACGCTGGGTATTATGTTTGCCCGCCAGAACGGTTCCAAGATTTTTGATGAGCAAAATAAACCTTTGTTCAATCAACCGGAATTCGTTGACGCTGTAAAATATGTAGGCAGCTTCTATCAAGAGAAGCTTTCTCCTGTAGATCTTGGCATTGATGCCGTTCAAGGCTTTGCTGGCGACGGTGTTATCCCGATGTTCATCAGCGGACCTTGGATGATCAAGCCAATTAAAGAGCAAGCGCCTGATATCGATGGCAAATGGGCAACAGCCGTTCTTCCATCCGGTTCGGCGAACAACAACTCGATTCTTGGCGGTTCTGATCTGACTGTATTCAAATACAGCAAAAACCAAGAAGCAGCAGTTAAGTTTATTGCCTACATGAGCAAACCAGAAGTTCAGTTGAAATGGAAAGAGCTGTCCGACGCGCTTCCAGCTGTACAAAGCGTATGGCAGGATGCTTCCATGACTGCTGATCCTAACCTTCAAGTCATTGGGGAGCAGCTTAAGCATGCTGAAGCAACGCCAGCTCTAACCGCTTATGACCAAATTTCGCAAAAATATGTATCACACTTTGAGCAAATTTATCGCGCTAACGCTGACGTACAGACGGAAATGGACGCTTTGAACGTTGAAGCCGAAAAATTAATTAAATAATCTTTTAGCCGGCAGCTGCTTTTGGGTAGGGTTGCCGGTTATCCCTATTATTGTCCATTTGCGCTCAAGCGTAAATTTAAAGGATGTGACTTAGCCGATGAAAGGCATATTGAATAATAAAACCCCTTATTTCTTTATTGCGCCAACTTTGATTTTGCTCGCTATGTTCTCCCTGCTGCCCATCGTTATTGCGCTGGTCATCAGCTTCACAAATATGGATCTCGCCGGCCTTGCCGATGTATCCAACATTTCATTTGTGGGCATGCAAAACTACTTGGACGTATTGACTGATCCCTTATTTCTCCAAGCGATTACCAACACGCTTTATTATGTCATTATTGGCGTTCCATCCGTTATCGCCCTGTCGCTAGCGATTGCGCTGCTGATTAACTTCGGCAAATCAAAAGTATTTACAACGTTCCGCGTTATTTACTATTTGCCGTCCGTAACCAACGTCGTTGCCGTTGCGGTCGTATGGACTTATTTGTACAACCCATCGCTTGGCTTGTTCAACTATTTGCTGAACCTTGTGCATCTTCCAGATGTCCAGTGGCTCCAGCATCCGATTATCGCTAAAATCTCGCTGATCATTCTTGCCTTATGGCGGGCGATCGGTCTGAATATGCTTATTTTTATCGCAGCTATCAAGGGCATTCCACGCTCTTATTATGAAGCTGCGCAAATTGACGGAGCTAGCAACTGGCAGCAAATGCGGACAATTACGCTTCCGCTGTTGCGTTATGCTATTTTCTTCGTTTCCATCACCACGATGATTGGCTGGATTCAATTTTTTGAAGAGCCGCTCATTATGACCAAAGGCGGGCCGCTTAACGGCACGATGTCCGTAGCCTTGTTCATTTACAACAACGGCTTCCAATACAGCAAATTCGGATATGCTGCGGCAGGATCCTTTATACTATTTATTTCCATTATCATCATTACGCTCATTCAATTTAAGTTCCAGAACAAGGAAACAGATGTTTAAGGAAAGGAGAGGGGAATAATTATGGCACCGAAAACAAAAAGCGGCACAGCCCTTCAATGGCTGCTCGGCATTTTGCTGACTGGCGGCGGGATAGTAATGATGCTTCCGTTCGTATGGATGATTATGTCGGCGTTCAAAACGGAAAGCGAGGTCAAACAGCTTCCTCCTACGCTCTGGCCGAAAAATATAACGTTCGACAACTTTAGCAATCTGTTCGTCAATATGCATTTTGGCACGTATTTAAGCAATACGCTGCTGATTGTCTTTTTCTCCTTTATCGGCTTGTTCCTGAACGCAATGGCTGGTTATGCATTCGCCAAGTTCAAGTTCAAAGGCAAAGATAAGCTGTTCTATCTCGTACTCGCTACGATGATGATTCCCGGCCAGGTAACGATGATTCCTGTTTACCTGCTGCTCAATGAAATGCATCTGACGAATACGATGGTCGGCATCGTGCTTCCGGGCTTTGTCGGCGCATTTGGCATCTTCCTGTTCCGCCAGTTTATGTCTACGATTCCCGACGAGCTGCTGGAGGCGACCCGGTTAGATGGGGCAAGCGAAGTCCGCACCTTCTTTCAAATCGTGCTTCCGATCTCCAAAGCCATTCTGGCGATTCAAGGCATTCTGACGTTTATCGGCGGCTGGAACAGCTTCCTATGGCCGCTCATTATCGCCAATGACGAGAAGCTTTACACGCTGTCCGTCGGGCTGGCTTTGCTTAAGGGCGAGCATGGCAGCAACTATGCTTTGCAAATGGCAGGCTCCACCTTCATGGTACTGCCAGTCGTTATCGTATTTATTTTCTTCCAGAAGCAAATTATTGAGAATTATTCGATTTCCGGCATTAAATAAACGCAGCAGCTTTCACGATATGAATAGGCAATCAAGAGTGTTAACAAGGAGGTTCCATCGCAATGGCCTTGTTTCAATGTGATTTTTACTCGGAAAAGCTGGGCTTCTCGACCGGCATGTCGGTTATTTTGCCGCAGCCGTCATTAGCTGAACTTTCTTCCCGCAAGGAAGGAACGGATTGCAAATATCCGGTGCTGTATTTGCTGCACGGGCTGTCCGACGACCATACCGCCTGGACGCGTTATACGTCAATTGAACGTTATGCTTCCAGCAAAGGAATCGCTGTCGTCATGCCTGGCGTGCATCGCAGCTTTTATGCAGACATGGAGCAGGGAGGCCGCTACTGGAGCTTTGTCAGCGAGGAGCTGCCGCGTGTGGCCCGCTCCTTCTTCCCGCTATCAGCTCGCAGAGAAGACAATTTTGTCGCCGGCCTCTCGATGGGCGGCTATGGCGCGTTCAAGCTGGGACTGCATCATCCTGAGCGCTTTGCAGCTGCAGCGAGCCTTTCTGGCGCGCTTGATGTTGTCAGCCGGCTCCAGCATCCCGACTTCTCTTATACGGATGAAGGCGAGTTTGGACGGTTGTACGGCAGCATAGAGAAGCTGGAGGCTGGGCCAAGCAATTTGTTTAACCTTTTAGCCTCTGCAGCTGAACTTGCCCCTGAGCAGCAGCCGAAGTTTTATCAATGCTGCGGGACAGAAGATTTTCTATATGAAGATAATCTTCGCTTCAAGGCAGCAATGGAGGAGTATGGGCTGACTCTCACCTATGACGAGGAGCCGGGCATGCATGAGTGGGGCTACTGGGATCGCAATATCCAGCGCGTCCTCGATTGGCTGCCGCTTTCCCGCTAGAACCATAAAACGCTTGCTCCGGTTGTTATCTGGAGCAAGCGTTTTATGGTTCTTTTTTTATATAATCGATGAGTTCTTAAAAACCGCGCTGCTCGATTTTGATAGACTTTGGCAATACCAGCGTCATTTGAGCATTATACATATTCGACTGAATCGGTCCGTTATGCCGATCAAATTCGCCGACCATCACATACATGACCGACCCCACTACGCTTGTGCTAACGAGCTGCTCCGAAGTGTCGATCGGCTCTGCAGCCCAGTACTGCACCTGCCCCAGCAATTGCACCTTTCCGCCGTCTACTTGATCTACACTTACCGGACGGAGCGCTTGCACGACGATTTTATCGACCTTGTCCGGCACGGAAATAGGCGCCGTCTCGATCAGTGCCGTCCGTTCCATTTGGCGCATCGCCCCGCGGAACTCGTCCAAAATCCCTGTTGAAATCAGGCCCGCCATCGCAAGGCTGAAGCTTCCGATCATCCCTACAATAAACAGGCTGATCCAATCATAACGAAGCGTCGTCCGTTCGCTGCCCGCAAACCAAATGTACAATAAAATTTCTGCTCCGAGCAAAATAAAAACAAGCGGTGCCACCCACAGCAGCATATTGTATGCCCCTGTGCCGCTCCAGATGGAAACCGCCACAGCGATTCCCATCAATAATAAGGCAACGCCCATCGAAAGCGTGCCTACACGCCACTGCTTCATTCGCTTTTCCCCTTCCGCAGCGATTCCGTTGGTGTCCAATCTTTAGGGGGAAGCCCCTTATTTCGTTGGAATCCTCTGCCAAATGCCATGCGCAGCCCCGCGGCGATCATGACAAAAGCGACAAGGGCGGTTGGCAAATTATATTTTATATTTTGATACTGGGCATACCATCTTGGAAAATAATTCGCCGCGTAATCGGCCAAAACACGATCACCCATAAAATACAGCCCGATCAGCAGCAGACCGATGCCGATCCAGCGCTGATAAGGTGCAAACTGCGTAATAATCGCTTGATCCTTTAAGCCTTCCTTCGGTTCAGTCGAAAGCTGCCGCATGACATCGAAGAAAGCGAAAAACCAGAATAGCGGCATCAGGAATAGAAACATCGACAGCCGCAGCGCATCCATTAAATAGACGGAGGCGAGAAAGCCTGCCATAATTTGCAGGCCGCGTGTTTGAAGCCCGAGGTATAGATGCCCTGCACCGGGAAAGAGCGACAGCGTTGCAGCGAGCGCTTTATTTTTGCGCCCCTTGTTCATGTACTCCTCCATCTCTTCGAAAAACGGCCGATCCTCCAAGGGCTCGCCCCGTTTTTTGCGATGCAGCTGCTGTGAAGCATCAAAAATGCTGTAAATCCAGATAACGGGCACGCCTAGCAGAAAAATAAGAAACTCTCCTGTTCCCGTTACCATCGATATAAAAATAACAACGGCGAATAAGCCGATGGATGCAACGAGAAAGGCAATACCCCGCTGCATCAGCCCAAGCGCCATATGGCCCAAACCGGGAACGATGGAGAGCAGCAGCGTATTCGTACGCTCCTTCTGCTCGCTGTAGGTTAAGATATCTGCTTGTGTGCGCATCGCTCCCGGCGGCATGTTGCTGTACATCTGATCTGGTCTTGGAGGTGCGCCCACACCATAGGCGGACTCATCTGGATGCGGCTGCCGCCTGCCAATGAGCGTTACAATCATATCGAGCATATTGATGCCCCAGAAAAGAAACGACAGCAAGCATAGAACAAAAGCTGTATCGTCATTAATAGAGCTCGCCATAGCAATCAATACAAGCAGACCTAGCGGTCCGAACCCTCCCGCCGCATATAACACGAATCGTATTGGACGCCCCAGATAGGCATGGCCGAAGCCGGGAAGCATGGACAGCAGCAGCGCAACAAGGGGCTTTTTCTCCCTATTCATTCCTTGATCTCTCCTTCATCATTCGTTATTTAAACCGTTTGGAGGCGATGCCGTCCAGCCAGAGGGAAGTGCGGTTCATCATTTGCTGCGACCAGGAGGACTCGCGCTGCTCTTTGTCTCGGATGAGCTGCTCCTCTTTATGCTGCAGCCTGCTATGGTCTATTTTTTCAAGCTCCTGCGAAATGTTGTTCAGTACGCCTGTACCGAGCAGCAGCAGGGTAATGACCGCCGCGGCGGTATAGTGGGTTGCCGGATGCTGGAGCCAGGATCTGCGGCGGTATGATTTCTCTTGAAGGAACGGACCTGGCACGGACAGCTGCTCCTGTATTTCAGATTCCGACGCTCCGAACAGCTGCTTGCTGAGCTTGCGGCCCATCTGCTCAAAATCCGGAAGCTCAATCGCCTGATTTAACGGACTGGCTTCTGGAACGGCTCCTGCTATATGAGCCACAGACATAGGGGTGCTCCCCGCCATATCCGCCTCCAACACGAGCATAAATTGCTCTAAGCATTCGTCGCATTCTGCAAGCTGCCGCTCGATCTGCTCGCGTTCAGGCTCTGAAAGCACATTCGCCACGTACTGCTCCAGAAGGGAGGCCTCCACATGATTCAAATGATGCACATGTTTGGATGCTGAGGATGCTTCATCCGTCATTGGCATTTTCAGCTGTTCTATGGGCTGTTCTATGGGTTGTTCTACGGGCTGTTCAACCTGCTTGCCCTGCTGTTGCGTCCTTGAACTCTCGCCAACCTTGTATTCCTCATGATGACTCATTCAAAGTCCTCCCTTCTCCAGTGCCGCTTAATCCAGTTTCTAGCCCGGTATAGGCGCGATTCTACACTTTTGCGCTCCAGTCCGGTTGAGGACGAAATTTCCTCGTATGATTTCTGTTCTATATAAAAGGCATTTACAACTTCACGATAATTGTCCGGGAGCTGCTCGACCTGTTCTCGTATGTAGCGTTTTTCCTCGCGCTCGATCGCAGCGCGCTCCGCAGGCATCGCAGTTCCTTGCCCATCGGTGCCGGGTCCCAGATTGTCCACATATTCGCTCAGTTCTTCCGGCTTGCGCGCCTTGCTCCTCTTCCAATCAATCGCACGGTTTACAGCAATGCGGGTCACCCAGGTTTTAAAGCCTTCCAGCCTGCACTCGGGGAGAGAGCGGTGAATTTGCAGCAGCACTTCCTGGGTAACATCCTCCGCATCATGCGGCGAATGAAGCACAGCATAAACCGTTTTATAAATATGAGCGCCATATTCCTGCACGAATGACTGGAATTCCGCAGGCCCGCCGTCGCGGAGCGCTATTAACCATGCTTCATCTTGAATCTCTCTCTCCCCCTTCCCTTTATATTAGACGCCATAACCATGGCGTTCCCCTGCACCTTATTTCAAAAAAGATTATTGTGCTTCTAATGTATTAAATGATGTAATTTTCGCGAGAAGAAAATACTAGAAGAGGCTTCACAAAGCACTATTATATGTGAGAAAATGTAGATACATGTCGAAAATCAGGAAGTTGAGGGATTTACTAGTGGCCTTATCTTTGGAAGAATTACGACGTTTTAGAACTTTGACTATTATCGCTCTTTTCTCAGATGATGATCTCCTTGATACTCTGGTCTTAAAGGGTGGAAATGCCTTAGATATTGGATATGGCATGAACTCCCGCGCTTCAATTGATTTAGATTTTTCCATGTCTCAGGATTTTGAAAGCATTGGCCTTAACGACTTAGAGGAAGTACGTCAACGCCTCGAACTCGTACTTTCCAGGAATTTTTTTGATAATGGCTATAAAGTATTCGACGTTAAAATGATATCCAAGCCTAAAATAAGAACTCCAAAAACCCCCTATTTCTGGGCAGGATATGAAGCCAATTTCAAGGTCATTGAAAATGACAAATTTGAAGCGCATAAGAATGAGCCTATTTGGTTGATGAATAAATCAATTACAGTCAGCGATACAAAGAAAAATATAACAATAGATTTTGGAATGCATGAATATCTAGGGGATATTACAATGGCAGAACTTGATGGATATATCGTCCCCATCTATACGCCAACACTTATTGTTTTAGAAAAAATAAGAGCCGTGTGCCAACAGATGGCCGAATATAATGTTAGTATTGGAAAAGAAGAGAATTTCGGAAAAGCACGACCTAGAGATTTTTTTGATATCTACACGGTATTAGAAAGTTCATTAATACATATCGACTTTAATCATCCAGATACTATACGCCATTTAAAAGCTTGCTTCCAAGCTAAAAACGTACCCATTGAACTAATTGCCAAAATTCCAGATACACTTGAGTTTCATAAGCAAGATGAAAACAAACTAAGAGACAGTGTGGTTGGCTCAGAATTCAAAGGCTTTGATTTTTACTTCAACTATGTAGTAGATCTTTTATATAAAAACAAATTGCATATACTTGCTGCATAAACTAAGAACCGCTTGAACAATTCAAGCGGTTCTTAGAGTAATTAAGATAAATTTCGAGGGTAATATAGCTTCCAACGACTAGAATATGCTTTTTCAATAATATTGTAGGTTAAATAAAAATCATGTTCCATTGGTATATTTGACATTAATTTAAGCGCAGTATCATTGTACCCTGCTAACTCTAGGTAAAATCCAATTGGCTGATGGTATGGGTAAATATATTTTAATTTCTGAATATACATCCGCATTTTATTTATAGAAATTAAGCCCTTAGCGCGCCTATAAATGTTCAATACTTCATTAACGCCACCGGAATAATCTGGTCGTACTGCAATGTCAATCAAAGTTCTCTCCAAATCCGTAACTTTAAACCCATTTTTATCTATAATTCCCAATTGATTTGTATAGCGGCCATTCAAGACATATATACGACGACTCTCAAAATCAAAAAAATTATTTGTTTGTCGCATAGGCTTTAAAAATGCCTGATCTATATTCTGCTGTAATAACACCCCGGAAGGCGCCCCTTTTTTTTCAGATTGTTCCCTGTTTACATAAATAGATTTTACAATTTCATTAGTCAAATCATGTAAAGTAACTGCGGAATAATGGCTTAAATACAGATTGGAAAATAAAGAAACAGCAAACTCAGTGTGATCCAGTTGGCTGTTAGTTAATACATATCTAATTATTTCTCTACCACCTAAAATAATTACGACTTGGCGCAAGATTTTTCTTCGCTCAACAAGAAACTCTATAAATTCTTCGGTTGTTGTTGAAGCAGGTAATTTCCATTTATATTGATTGGAAAAAAGAACAAAATTTATATCAGAAATGCTGAAAATATTTTTTTTCAATTCTTGAAGTACAAATTCAATTTCTGACTTGTAGAGATCCATAATCTGATACCGATTAGGGCGTGGCATATCAGACCTCATTCCATAACTTATTAAATATCATCTAGTGTATACACTAGATGATACCACAATCACAGGAATAAGTCAACATCTGCAAGCTAATTAAATGCGTATGATGATTATATAATCAGGTGTATACACCTGATTATAAACATAAAAATTAAATTAGTCAAGATAATTTCCATAGGTTATACCTCCTTGGTAACTTGACACACAGCTTCAATAACAATCAGAAAGAAGCTTTTATAACATTCCATACTTTCCTTGCGCAATATTGGTTAAAAGACGTGCAATCTCGTAAGTCACCATCCTTATTAATATAAAATGTCTTGTATTTACGCACAACTATAACAAAAAAGGCGTTCAAGTTACGAACGCCTCTATCCTGTACAATTATCATATTAATAAATCGTAATTTCCATCTAAACAAGCGGATGTATCCTTATGCCTCCAAAGCCTGCTTCAGCTCATC from the Paenibacillus sp. BIHB 4019 genome contains:
- a CDS encoding cellobiose phosphorylase; protein product: MTAASTSSFRVEAGPLAFTFLSSGDLYQITHNNTMINQLLSNAVDGSLNNIYLRLHRESGISAFPLLGVRSNSRVSYSANQVVWAGEAEGVRYQVRFLLSEAGVWFWDINVVGNGETVDVIYGQDIGLADQAAVRSNEAYQSQYIDHSVFEDGQRGYVVCSRQNMPQSGSFPYLQQGAWTGAAGYSTDGFQFYGLSYKETDIAEALTKPSLANEVYQYEFAYTALQTPLVKADGEQNVVFYGLFKANHPEAVTSLAFSAEVQQAWEQVCAAPALPSQDANPVRQAEAIGSPLQTVSMTAEEINGLFPERSQEEYAGESLLSFFTATHEHVVLKEKELLVERPHGHILMTGGNDRLHTNVLTTTSYMYGLFNSQLVVGNTTFHKWVTNARNALNVPKTSGQRIYVELDGVYRLLTMPSMFEMGFNFAKWYYKTTDDLIIITNYTTVDTPEVRMHVRSTSGRKYRYLVTNQVLMNDNEYILPYQMNKNQEWLEFTADSAALSASVYPKLRYRLRVDGAEMNVADEQKLVTGMKSGGASLVVLELGASSEWTATVQGLLQGEELPAANVSVEDAEVQAQAYRAFYKRVMNGFELTQKGGNTAEVDKFNTLAWWYTHNMLVHYSVPHGLEQYGGAAWGTRDVCQGPTEYFMAMQNYGAVREILLTVFSHQYEEDGNWPQWFMFDNYVNIQQEESHGDIIVWPLKVLSDYLTATQDYSVLEEQIPYTTKEGFAFTPHTASLLEHAQKEIAYIKGHFLHDTHLSSYGDGDWDDTLQPANAQLKQYMVSSWTVALTYQVFTHLSAAMQTHNKEWAAELGALSAGIEADFNRYMLQTDVIPGFLYMEQPDKAELMLHPTDAVTGIQYRLLPMTRSMIAELLTAEQAESHYALIKRELYCPDGVRLMNRPAKYTGGVSTHFKRAEQAANFGREVGLQYVHAHIRYVEAMAKLGKVDEAWNGLTIINPIGLKDAVPNAELRQSNSYFSSSDGKFNTRYEAQDRFAQLRDGSAPVKGGWRIYSSGPGIYMNQLIANVLGIRQVENKLIVDPVLPQSLDGLQFDFEYQGAPITFVYHLNGDGDATVKSVKINGNELEAAFGSNRYRAGGLEISPQLVKQHQTGEKTIIDIFM
- a CDS encoding sugar ABC transporter substrate-binding protein, with protein sequence MFNKSVKTALISTMLLSGILTACSSNNTNTTGEAATGDQPVTIKVWGMGDQEQTLKTISEQFETDNPNIKVDVQVIPWGSAHDKLLTAVASKSGPDVLQMGTSWMPEFANAGALLDLTPYIDQYPEFKPENFFDGIVNTTQFDGKTFGIPWYAETRVLFYRTDLLKEVGYDKAPATWDELKDAATKLTARGEGKYGIDLVPGEPTLGIMFARQNGSKIFDEQNKPLFNQPEFVDAVKYVGSFYQEKLSPVDLGIDAVQGFAGDGVIPMFISGPWMIKPIKEQAPDIDGKWATAVLPSGSANNNSILGGSDLTVFKYSKNQEAAVKFIAYMSKPEVQLKWKELSDALPAVQSVWQDASMTADPNLQVIGEQLKHAEATPALTAYDQISQKYVSHFEQIYRANADVQTEMDALNVEAEKLIK
- a CDS encoding sugar ABC transporter permease, which gives rise to MKGILNNKTPYFFIAPTLILLAMFSLLPIVIALVISFTNMDLAGLADVSNISFVGMQNYLDVLTDPLFLQAITNTLYYVIIGVPSVIALSLAIALLINFGKSKVFTTFRVIYYLPSVTNVVAVAVVWTYLYNPSLGLFNYLLNLVHLPDVQWLQHPIIAKISLIILALWRAIGLNMLIFIAAIKGIPRSYYEAAQIDGASNWQQMRTITLPLLRYAIFFVSITTMIGWIQFFEEPLIMTKGGPLNGTMSVALFIYNNGFQYSKFGYAAAGSFILFISIIIITLIQFKFQNKETDV
- a CDS encoding carbohydrate ABC transporter permease, with product MAPKTKSGTALQWLLGILLTGGGIVMMLPFVWMIMSAFKTESEVKQLPPTLWPKNITFDNFSNLFVNMHFGTYLSNTLLIVFFSFIGLFLNAMAGYAFAKFKFKGKDKLFYLVLATMMIPGQVTMIPVYLLLNEMHLTNTMVGIVLPGFVGAFGIFLFRQFMSTIPDELLEATRLDGASEVRTFFQIVLPISKAILAIQGILTFIGGWNSFLWPLIIANDEKLYTLSVGLALLKGEHGSNYALQMAGSTFMVLPVVIVFIFFQKQIIENYSISGIK
- a CDS encoding alpha/beta hydrolase family protein, which gives rise to MALFQCDFYSEKLGFSTGMSVILPQPSLAELSSRKEGTDCKYPVLYLLHGLSDDHTAWTRYTSIERYASSKGIAVVMPGVHRSFYADMEQGGRYWSFVSEELPRVARSFFPLSARREDNFVAGLSMGGYGAFKLGLHHPERFAAAASLSGALDVVSRLQHPDFSYTDEGEFGRLYGSIEKLEAGPSNLFNLLASAAELAPEQQPKFYQCCGTEDFLYEDNLRFKAAMEEYGLTLTYDEEPGMHEWGYWDRNIQRVLDWLPLSR
- a CDS encoding zf-HC2 domain-containing protein, yielding MSHHEEYKVGESSRTQQQGKQVEQPVEQPIEQPIEQLKMPMTDEASSASKHVHHLNHVEASLLEQYVANVLSEPEREQIERQLAECDECLEQFMLVLEADMAGSTPMSVAHIAGAVPEASPLNQAIELPDFEQMGRKLSKQLFGASESEIQEQLSVPGPFLQEKSYRRRSWLQHPATHYTAAAVITLLLLGTGVLNNISQELEKIDHSRLQHKEEQLIRDKEQRESSWSQQMMNRTSLWLDGIASKRFK
- a CDS encoding sigma-70 family RNA polymerase sigma factor; protein product: MQEYGAHIYKTVYAVLHSPHDAEDVTQEVLLQIHRSLPECRLEGFKTWVTRIAVNRAIDWKRSKARKPEELSEYVDNLGPGTDGQGTAMPAERAAIEREEKRYIREQVEQLPDNYREVVNAFYIEQKSYEEISSSTGLERKSVESRLYRARNWIKRHWRREDFE
- a CDS encoding nucleotidyl transferase AbiEii/AbiGii toxin family protein; translation: MALSLEELRRFRTLTIIALFSDDDLLDTLVLKGGNALDIGYGMNSRASIDLDFSMSQDFESIGLNDLEEVRQRLELVLSRNFFDNGYKVFDVKMISKPKIRTPKTPYFWAGYEANFKVIENDKFEAHKNEPIWLMNKSITVSDTKKNITIDFGMHEYLGDITMAELDGYIVPIYTPTLIVLEKIRAVCQQMAEYNVSIGKEENFGKARPRDFFDIYTVLESSLIHIDFNHPDTIRHLKACFQAKNVPIELIAKIPDTLEFHKQDENKLRDSVVGSEFKGFDFYFNYVVDLLYKNKLHILAA